In one window of Methanoculleus chikugoensis DNA:
- the dinD gene encoding DNA damage-inducible protein D, which yields MKPEVVHRLHRHFEDYVHDAGGVEFWYARDLQVLLGYKEWRNFVKVVVKAKESCQTTKHEISDHFVDVNKMVSLGSGSEREISDIMLTRYACYLIAQNGDPRKEEIAFAQSYFAVQTRKQELIEEHIHLTERLKARERLRESESELSRNIYERGVDEAGFGRIRSRGDMALFGGYTTQAMKERLGTPQNRPLADFLPTVTITAKNLATEITNFNVAKEDLQGERAITDEHVQNNTDVRDLLVRRGIKPESLPPEEDLKKLERRTRSQEKKIASTAGQLTGAETTDDEH from the coding sequence AGTTGTGCACCGGCTTCACCGACATTTCGAGGATTACGTCCACGATGCGGGCGGGGTCGAGTTCTGGTATGCCCGGGACCTTCAGGTGTTGCTGGGTTACAAGGAGTGGCGGAATTTCGTCAAAGTTGTTGTAAAGGCTAAAGAATCCTGCCAAACTACGAAACACGAGATTTCAGACCATTTTGTTGACGTCAACAAAATGGTTTCCCTCGGGTCGGGGTCGGAGCGGGAGATCTCTGACATCATGCTGACCCGGTATGCCTGTTACCTCATCGCCCAGAACGGGGATCCCAGGAAAGAGGAGATCGCGTTTGCCCAGAGTTACTTCGCCGTGCAGACCCGCAAGCAGGAGCTCATCGAGGAGCACATCCATCTCACCGAACGCCTGAAAGCCCGGGAACGGCTGCGAGAATCAGAGTCCGAACTTTCGCGGAATATCTACGAGCGCGGCGTGGATGAGGCAGGGTTCGGGCGGATCCGCAGCAGAGGTGATATGGCGCTTTTCGGCGGATATACCACCCAGGCGATGAAGGAGCGGCTTGGGACGCCCCAAAATCGTCCCCTTGCTGATTTCCTCCCGACGGTGACGATCACGGCGAAGAACCTCGCCACCGAGATCACGAACTTCAACGTGGCTAAAGAGGATCTCCAGGGCGAGCGTGCGATCACGGACGAACATGTCCAGAATAACACAGATGTCAGAGACCTCCTCGTGCGGCGCGGGATCAAGCCCGAGTCCCTCCCTCCGGAGGAGGACCTGAAGAAACTCGAACGACGGACGAGGTCGCAGGAGAAGAAGATCGCCAGCACTGCTGGACAGCTGACTGGCGCGGAGACGACCGACGATGAACACTGA